One Mycteria americana isolate JAX WOST 10 ecotype Jacksonville Zoo and Gardens unplaced genomic scaffold, USCA_MyAme_1.0 Scaffold_49, whole genome shotgun sequence genomic region harbors:
- the LOC142403955 gene encoding E3 ubiquitin-protein ligase RBBP6-like, with the protein MSCVHYKFSSKMSYDTVTFNGLHISLCDLKRQIMIREKLKVANCDLQITNAQTKEEYTDDNALIPRNSSVIVRRIPVGGVKSTSKTYVISGSEPARATSKAIDDSSAPISLAQLIQVYLYSR; encoded by the exons ATGTCGTGCGTCCACTACAAGTTCTCCTCGAAGATGAGCTATGATACGGTCACCTTCAACGgcctccacatctccctgtgcGACCTCAAGCGCCAGATCATGATCCGCGAGAAGCTGAAGGTGGCCAACTGCGACCTGCAGATCACCAATGCCCAGACCAAAGAAG aatacacagatgataatgccctgattcctagGAACTCATCGGTAATTGTTAGAAGAATCCCTGTAGGAGGAGTTAAATCTACCAGCAAAACATATGTTAT aagtgGAAGTGAGCCAGCGAGggcaacatcaaaagca attgatgactcttctgcccctatttctctggcccagcttattcaggtatatctatattctcgttaa